In Setaria viridis chromosome 5, Setaria_viridis_v4.0, whole genome shotgun sequence, the genomic stretch GCATACTGCTCTCTCATGACAATGCCACCCAACTTGATTGGTTCTACGACAATTCTGAATAGACTCGAGGGCAGAATGACACTGATAAATCATGTATCCAGTCGTAACTACATAGTACCATAGGCTAACATGCAGAGCCATAAAAGAACTCCAAAATCGCACATGGTGTGTGTGCCATGAGCCAATCGAGAGCACGGGGTCATGGTAAGGGCCAGAGGCTCCAACGATAAACACAGGAAAGAGTGCGCAAGGGATCATATATAAGATTAgctggagaaagaaaaggatgcaTATGTACACAGGTGCTCTGTTTGCCTTGCGCAGTACCAAAACTATCCAGATCTTGCTCAAATGGTTGTTTTTTAATGGAAAAGGCGAAACCTGCCACACAAAAGACACCATTTCGTTAAAAGGCAGGATTGATTCCATTGATGCTGCAAATAAAAATGTTCAAGAAACAACATTACCCTACACTGTTAAAAGTGCTAGCATTACCTGTCAAACTCTAGCTTCTGAGTGACGATACCGTTCAGCAGAAGCTCCGAGTCAAACACTTGGAGACCTGCAACAATTGCACAGAACTTATTCCCTGAGATTGCATGAAATGGAACAAGCAACAGAGATATATTTTGGGAGAGAAAATTCATCACATGTACCACTCTTAATTAATGGCATACAGACACTGTGGTCTTGTTCACAAGAGATGACAAAAGCCCCCTCAAAATTCTTGTTCTTCATTGTAGAGGCTGTGATTCTCTCTGATGGCTGAGGAAATTTAATTAGCACTAAAGCAGATTAGCCAATGAAAATAATGTAACCAAGATGAATTCTAGCATGCATTGAGGTCATACAAAATTATTGTGGCATGTAAAACAGAAACTAATATGATGATATCTTTCCTACTTTGCCTAATGGCTATAGTTGATAAATGAATGCAATGGTGGGTAGACTACCAATCTACAAGGACAATAGGATCAGATGTCCCAATTGCATACCTGACCACGAGCTGCCACTACTAAACTTTTCAGGAGCTCCTTGCTAGGCTTGGCATTTGGTGTGACCAGTACTCTTCTACCCTAAAATGGATTTTGGAAAACTCAGGAAACATTAAGATGGTATAAGTATTCAAAAGGAATGCCATAAAAATATACTGTAAGttgaaagctatcttgacataaaataaaatacaattGTCCTCCATCACCATTCATTTTTCCATTTCAATTGGATTCTTCACAGCTAAGAAATTAGAGGCAAACCTCAAGCAATGGTTTTTCACAGGCTCTGCCTAGTGAGACAGGCATGCTAAAGCCTagttccttttccttcttcatATCCCTCATAATGTATTTCTTTTCATCAATGAAGCACCTTGCTTCTCCACAGCATTGAAGCCATGATGGTGTGACTATAGGTATCCCCATAGCTATTGCTTCCAGCATGTTCCTTGTACGGGCAAACTTTTCAGCAACAAAGTGTGTAGCCTCTCTAATAGTTGTCGCTGCAGGTACTCCAAAGTATATCAGTATCTGCCAACGTCCAAAAAAATTTATAAGATGGAAACCAAACCACCATCAACACACCTCTAAATACTGGTTTCATATGTAAAACTAATATGTTCAGAAACTACCTTCGTTTGCATTTTGATGGTTTCCTTGTCCATGCTTTGGCTGAACAGAACACGGACTTTGGACATATTTCTTCTTCGCCTGCTTGATTGTAAAACTGGAGATGCTTCATTTCTGAACAGACTGGCAAGTTCTCTGGAATTTGGTGATTTCAGAAGGCCTCTCTTCGGTGGTTTCTTTGACATATGTGTCCTAGACTGGGGGCCTGTGCTATTTATCTCTCTCAGTGGTACCCTGCTTGTCAAGCTAGAGTTATGACCTTCTTGTGCAGATGTGGATTGTTTTTCCACTCTGGCATGCTTGTTGAAATCAGGGCCACATGTGCTAACTGGTTTTGCTGTCGATGAGTCTGCTACTTCTGTACTTTTGGATGTAAATGTAGTTGAGCTGCCAACTTTATTGAATTGAACTTTCGAGCTTCTTGAGATAAACATATAGGTCCTCTTCCCTCTAGGGTGGATTACAGCATGAGAACCTAGaatatttgaatcacttgcaccAGATCCCTTGGTTCTTTCTGACACCTCATGATTTATGGCTCCTTGAATGCTGCCACAGTCCACATTTCCTTTTGCTTTCCCTGCCATTTGTTTTGGGTTCTTCATGTTTTTTGACTTTCTGGGATGCTTTTTCAAAGAGCTTGAACTTCCAACGATTCGCTTTTGAATTTGCGATTCAACTGAACATATCTTATCAGCTTTGCTTTCTTTTCCCAAATTTGTTCCGAGAATAGAACTTTCAGGATGTGCCTCATCCCTGACAACATAATTGACAGTTGATGCATTGGACAATGCTTCCATGGCTTCAGCTGCCATCTGAGTACATGGCCCAATATCATATGCTTCATATAAATCATCTGTAGAACCAACAGGTTCTGGCTTCTTGAAAGAATCCACGCCTGAGACACCACCAATACAATCTGATATGAACCCAGCCCTGGTACTTGATCCATTGCCACAGTATCTCTGGGAGGCCAAATGCTTCACTTGAGTGTTAGCATG encodes the following:
- the LOC117855356 gene encoding uncharacterized protein; translation: MSSARVPGRLDYLNSQEPGDESQATAIDTVERLLVEDDIETSQKTSTDPISGIKPASILGTKVAQCLAQRAEYNSPLQKSGIFDWADNPNNDECTAIMISRKKQRIHANTQVKHLASQRYCGNGSSTRAGFISDCIGGVSGVDSFKKPEPVGSTDDLYEAYDIGPCTQMAAEAMEALSNASTVNYVVRDEAHPESSILGTNLGKESKADKICSVESQIQKRIVGSSSSLKKHPRKSKNMKNPKQMAGKAKGNVDCGSIQGAINHEVSERTKGSGASDSNILGSHAVIHPRGKRTYMFISRSSKVQFNKVGSSTTFTSKSTEVADSSTAKPVSTCGPDFNKHARVEKQSTSAQEGHNSSLTSRVPLREINSTGPQSRTHMSKKPPKRGLLKSPNSRELASLFRNEASPVLQSSRRRRNMSKVRVLFSQSMDKETIKMQTKILIYFGVPAATTIREATHFVAEKFARTRNMLEAIAMGIPIVTPSWLQCCGEARCFIDEKKYIMRDMKKEKELGFSMPVSLGRACEKPLLEGRRVLVTPNAKPSKELLKSLVVAARGQPSERITASTMKNKNFEGAFVISCEQDHSVCMPLIKSGLQVFDSELLLNGIVTQKLEFDRFRLFH